One Actinomadura viridis genomic region harbors:
- a CDS encoding zf-TFIIB domain-containing protein, which yields MHCPKCRGVMRTYTRNGVHIEQCDNCRGIFLDYGELEALSRMEAQYRPAPPAAPAPGWGAAPAAPAQVHHHHHGGPVHHRPYGHGVFHMLFST from the coding sequence ATGCACTGTCCCAAGTGTCGTGGCGTGATGCGGACCTACACCCGCAACGGCGTCCACATCGAGCAATGCGACAACTGCCGGGGGATCTTCCTCGACTACGGCGAGCTTGAGGCCCTGAGCCGGATGGAGGCCCAGTACCGGCCCGCCCCGCCGGCGGCCCCGGCGCCCGGCTGGGGCGCCGCGCCCGCGGCCCCCGCCCAGGTGCACCATCACCACCACGGCGGCCCCGTCCACCACCGTCCCTACGGTCACGGCGTCTTCCACATGCTCTTCTCCACCTGA